In the Malus domestica chromosome 16, GDT2T_hap1 genome, one interval contains:
- the LOC103403297 gene encoding protein NRT1/ PTR FAMILY 2.13-like: MARDKIKNSSFFSFCFIRKLKLANPNYDQSPSSEALLPPNGDHLHRSDSSTVVQSKPGWKAVIYILGNESIEKMASYGLTINFMVYLVREYHMEQVPAANMINNWASSCFLLTVIGGSIADIYLGKFLTIALASFATLLGMLTVTLTAFVPQLRPPPCTLNGQQQQCISSTKTQLGFLIVGLCGLGLGTGGIRPCSIPFGVDQFDSATVEGRKSVTRFLNLYYAISCMVILINQSLVMYIQDSVSWALGFAIPTLLMSCAILLFFGGSKIYFYVKPEGSTFSSFAQVLVAAYKKRHLKLHNDDRVHGVFSDDDSSNGNGRRVLNKLHLSTEFSFLKKAALVVDNELKDDGSCATPSRLCSIQQVEEVIRVMKILPVSVSGVISLLALAQEPTFVVSQAMKMDRQIGPNFAIPAGSVKMMSIMTLFISLTLYDRVLQRALTKFTKCEDGIPPLRRIGIGYFFSAMCMVVAGLVEQQRRALATSQASSNGVVAMSVFWLFPQEMLLGLCEMFGVVGLLEFYNKEFPETMKSIGNSLLYLCLAGASCLSSVTVSIVHGVTGKHGRPNWLDNDINAGRLDYFYFLIAGLGVVNFFYFLFCAQGYAYKASAETVESLDESLGHPLV, encoded by the exons atggCTAGGGATAAAATTAAGAACAgctctttcttctccttctgcTTCATCAGAAAACTTAAACTAGCAAACCCTAACTATGATCAGTCTCCATCCTCAGAGGCATTATTGCCTCCGAACGGTGACCATCTCCACCGATCTGATTCGAGCACAGTAGTCCAATCAAAGCCCGGATGGAAGGCCGTGATTTACATCTTAG gaAATGAATCAATTGAGAAGATGGCATCATATGGGCTGACAATAAACTTCATGGTGTATTTGGTGAGGGAGTATCACATGGAGCAGGTTCCTGCTGCCAACATGATTAACAATTGGGCATCTTCCTGCTTTTTATTGACAGTCATTGGTGGCTCCATCGCTGATATCTACCTTGGCAAATTTCTCACCATTGCTTTGGCTTCCTTTGCAACACTTCTG GGGATGCTAACAGTAACCCTGACAGCCTTTGTGCCACAACTGAGGCCTCCACCTTGCACTCTTAATGGACAACAACAGCAATGTATCTCCAGCACAAAAACCCAGCTGGGTTTTTTGATTGTTGGGTTATGCGGGCTGGGTTTAGGAACTGGAGGAATTAGGCCCTGCAGCATTCCCTTTGGGGTTGATCAATTTGATTCCGCCACCGTCGAAGGAAGAAAATCAGTCACTAGATTTTTGAATTTGTATTACGCTATATCTTGTATGGTAATTTTGATCAACCAATCCCTAGTGATGTACATTCAAGACTCTGTGAGTTGGGCATTAGGATTTGCAATTCCTACCCTGCTCATGTCATGTGCAATTCTCCTCTTTTTTGGGGGGTCCAAAATTTACTTCTATGTGAAGCCGGAAGGAAGCACATTTTCCAGTTTTGCACAAGTTCTTGTAGCGGCATACAAGAAGCGTCATCTTAAGCTTCACAATGATGATAGGGTTCATGGTGTTTTCTCCGATGATGATTCATCAAATGGAAATGGACGTAGAGTACTCAACAAGCTTCATCTCTCAACAGAATTTAG CTTCTTGAAGAAAGCTGCTTTAGTAGTGGACAATGAACTAAAAGATGATGGGTCTTGTGCAACTCCATCGAGGCTATGTAGCATTCAACAAGTTGAAGAGGTAATACGTGTTATGAAAATCCTCCCAGTTTCTGTTTCTGGTGTCATCAGCTTGCTGGCCCTTGCCCAAGAACCAACATTTGTAGTATCACAAGCCATGAAAATGGATCGTCAAATTGGACCGAATTTCGCAATCCCTGCTGGATCGGTCAAAATGATGTCAATTATGACGCTCTTTATTTCCCTCACGTTGTATGACCGTGTCTTACAACGAGCCCTAACAAAGTTCACTAAATGTGAAGATGGGATCCCACCTCTTCGAAGAATAGGAATCGGGTATTTCTTCTCTGCTATGTGCATGGTGGTGGCGGGACTAGTTGAGCAACAAAGGAGAGCTTTGGCCACATCACAAGCTTCATCGAACGGGGTTGTAGCCATGTCAGTTTTTTGGCTATTTCCACAGGAAATGTTGCTTGGACTTTGTGAGATGTTTGGCGTTGTTGGACTCCTTGAGTTTTACAACAAAGAATTTCCTGAGACAATGAAAAGTATTGGGAATTCTCTGCTCTATCTTTGCTTGGCCGGGGCTAGTTGTTTGAGTAGTGTGACGGTGAGCATTGTGCATGGTGTTACAGGAAAGCATGGCCGGCCCAACTGGTTGGACAATGATATCAATGCCGGCAGATTGGACTATTTTTACTTCCTGATTGCTGGTCTGGGAGTGGTGAATTTCTTctattttctgttttgtgctCAGGGATATGCATACAAGGCTAGTGCAGAAACAGTAGAGAGTTTAGATGAGAGCTTGGGGCATCCTTTGGTTTAA
- the LOC103402943 gene encoding protein NRT1/ PTR FAMILY 2.13-like translates to MMAEGKKQKQQQSSHCLYVTKFFQKSTSSELSHKFPLSPDKEPVDRKCDVAKKPGGWKAMPFILGNDTFERLAAIGLLANFMVYLTRMLHLDQVSASNIINVWSGLTNFAPLLGAFISDAYVGRFRTIVFASISSLMGMATVTLTAWLPQLHPPPCSLQQQALSQCTGPTRAQLGLLLSGLGFLSIGTAGIRPCSIPFGVDQFDPTTEEGKKGVNSFFNWYYATFTVVLLLSQTVVVYIQDKVSWSLGFGIPTVLMACSILLLFIGSRVYVHAKPQGSMFSGIAQVLVAAHKKRHIELAEEAEIIDVDKFYHPPIFKGYYASKLPLTNQLRFLNKAAVILDNDLKPDGSPVDNWRLCSVQQVEELKCVLKTIPIWASAIVSLTAMTQQGTFTVSQALKMDRHLGANFEVPAGSISVISFLTIGLWLPIYDRILVPSLRKITKREGGVTVLQRCGIGIIFSVLSMTVAGVIEKERRNFANLHPAAHVSFLWLAPQLILMGLCEAFNMIGLLEFFNREFPDHMRSIGNALVSCSFAGSSYLSSLVVNVVHHVSGTEKHPDWLTNDINAGRLDYFYFLLAGIGVLNFPYFLYCAQRYHYKATNVYVDEEKPYDSDHV, encoded by the exons ATGATGGCTGAAGGCAAGAAGCAGAAGCAGCAGCAATCAAGCCACTGCCTCTACGTCACAAAGTTCTTTCAGAAAAGCACTTCCTCAGAGCTGTCACACAAATTTCCTTTAAGCCCAGATAAAGAACCAGTTGATAGAAAATGTGATGTCGCAAAGAAACCTGGTGGTTGGAAGGCCATGCCTTTCATCttag gAAATGATACTTTCGAAAGGTTGGCTGCTATTGGTTTGTTGGCAAACTTTATGGTGTACTTGACGAGGATGCTACACCTGGACCAGGTTTCCGCTTCCAACATTATCAACGTCTGGTCTGGTTTGACCAACTTCGCTCCTCTCCTTGGCGCCTTCATCTCCGACGCCTACGTCGGCCGCTTTCGGACTATTGTTTTTGCGTCCATTTCCTCTCTCATg GGCATGGCGACAGTTACTTTAACAGCGTGGCTTCCGCAGCTGCATCCTCCGCCATGCAGCCTTCAACAGCAAGCACTGAGTCAGTGCACCGGTCCAACCCGAGCTCAACTCGGTCTGCTGCTATCGGGTCTAGGGTTTCTATCCATAGGCACAGCTGGCATCAGGCCATGCAGCATCCCATTTGGCGTTGACCAGTTTGACCCAACCAccgaagaaggaaagaaaggagTGAATAGCTTTTTCAACTGGTACTATGCCACGTTCACAGTGGTCTTACTCCTCTCCCAAACCGTAGTGGTTTACATCCAAGACAAAGTCAGCTGGAGTTTAGGGTTTGGGATCCCAACTGTGCTCATGGCTTGCTCGATCCTGCTTCTGTTTATCGGGTCTAGGGTTTACGTGCATGCAAAGCCACAGGGCAGTATGTTCTCTGGGATTGCACAAGTACTTGTTGCTGCTCATAAGAAACGCCACATTGAGCTTGCGGAAGAAGCAGAAATTATAGATGTTGACAAATTCTATCATCCTCCAATATTCAAGGGGTATTACGCATCTAAGCTCCCACTCACCAACCAGCTCAG gtTCTTGAACAAGGCTGCTGTAATATTGGATAACGATTTGAAGCCTGATGGTTCTCCGGTCGATAACTGGAGGCTGTGCAGCGTGCAACAAGTGGAAGAACTTAAATGCGTATTAAAAACAATCCCGATATGGGCATCGGCCATAGTTAGCCTGACCGCCATGACACAGCAGGGTACCTTTACTGTGTCCCAAGCCCTAAAAATGGACCGTCATCTCGGCGCTAACTTCGAAGTCCCAGCTGGGTCCATCAGCGTCATCTCCTTTCTCACCATTGGCCTCTGGCTTCCAATCTACGACCGGATTCTAGTCCCATCCCTCAGAAAAATCACAAAGCGCGAAGGTGGGGTTACAGTCCTGCAAAGATGTGGAATCGGGATCATATTCTCCGTCCTGTCGATGACAGTGGCCGGAGTAATTGAAAAGGAGAGAAGGAACTTTGCCAATTTGCACCCTGCCGCACACGTGTCATTCCTCTGGCTGGCCCCACAACTTATACTGATGGGGCTCTGTGAGGCGTTCAATATGATAGGTCTGCTGGAGTTTTTCAACCGGGAGTTCCCCGACCACATGCGCAGTATTGGAAATGCCCTCGTGTCTTGCTCCTTTGCTGGTTCGAGCTACTTGAGCAGTTTGGTGGTCAATGTGGTGCACCATGTTAGTGGGACAGAGAAGCACCCGGATTGGTTGACCAATGACATCAATGCGGGGAGATTGGACTACTTCTACTTCCTATTGGCTGGGATTGGGGTTCTGAATTTTCCCTACTTTCTATATTGTGCACAACGGTATCATTACAAAGCCACAAATGTGTACGTAGATGAGGAGAAGCCGTATGATAGTGATCATGTGTAG
- the LOC103416528 gene encoding uncharacterized protein, whose protein sequence is MAATSASDLSDGPVLSLINKRLRALRKKQNRIVQMEESLAQGKALNKEQEGVLQSKAGVVALIEELEKLRQPLADAVAEEQSLAVQRHHVSASTQPISDEKPQHDDMPNVVQPSESDDRQAAAVEELLNLLYFGSLFDVKSQSDFTRIILTRTHERECCLTYDTITDDDTEMLAPRDLDLISSLGELLISRPGDSSLSHKNALQQCLEHAKLWLANSEQPIESNSSVTYAGLRERLSKIMASDYFTITPQMKEVAAAGNYAPFQVPVQGSISPVQLDFQQKVEDTANFQGHETGDSQSSHTEELQKDEVVTENPSEAVSAQQEEVQLETEADYNQRDVEFEQQHASRRPYQNQRGGRGGGGRRGYTNGRGGRGNGRGGSSYQNGRNQYYDQPGNYYPRPHYNNRGRGGVASYNHQGAAQDGHASANVGVAS, encoded by the exons ATGGCGGCCACCTCGGCTTCGGACCTCTCCGACGGACCAGTCCTCAGCCTCATCAACAAGCGCCTCCGAGCCCTCCGCAAAAAGCAGAACCGCATAGTCCAGATGGAGGAGTCTCTTGCCCAAGGCAAAGCCCTCAACAAGGAGCAGGAGGGCGTCCTCCAATCCAAGGCCGGGGTCGTTGCCCTAAtcgaagaactcgagaagcttcGCCAGCCTCTCGCCGACGCCGTCgccgaagagcaaagcctcgccgtgCAGCGCCATCATGTCTCAGCCTCTACCCAGCCTATCTCAGATGAGAAGCCCCAACACGATGACATGCCCAATGTCGTCCAGCCCAGTGAATCAGACGACCGCCAAGCTGCCGCCGTCGAGGAGCTTCTGAATCTGCTCTACTTTGGGTCCTTGTTCGACGTGAAGTCGCAGAGTGACTTCACCCGGATTATTCTAACCAGGACCCACGAGAGAGAATGCTGCTTGACTTACGATACCATCACTGACGACGACACTGAGATGCTTGCCCCGAGGGACTTGGATTTGATTTCGTCGCTCGGTGAGTTGTTGATCTCGCGGCCCGGCGATTCGAGCTTGTCGCATAAGAATGCATTGCAGCAATGCCTCGAACACGCCAAGCTTTGGCTTGCTAATTCGGAGCAACCCATTGAGTCGAATTCCAGTGTGACAT aTGCGGGCTTAAGAGAGAGGCTCAGTAAGATTATGGCATCGGACTACTTTACCATAACACCGCAAATGAAAGAAGTTGCAGCTGCAGGGAACTATGCTCCGTTTCAGGTGCCGGTACAGGGGTCCATCTCGCCTGTTCAGCTGGATTTCCAGCAGAAG GTTGAAGACACTGCAAATTTTCAAGGACATGAGACTGGTGATAGCCAATCGAGTCATACAGAGGAACTTCAGAAG GATGAAGTGGTGACTGAAAATCCGTCGGAGGCTGTTTCAGCTCAACAAGAAGAAGTTCAGCTAGAAACAGAAGCAGACTACAACCAGAGAGATGTAGAATTCGAGCAACAGCATGCTTCTCGCAGACCATATCAAAACCAAAGAGGTGGTCGTGGGGGAGGTGGCCGTAGAGGTTACACTAATGGCCGTGGAGGCCGAGGCAATGGCAGAGGAGGTAGTTCCTACCAGAATGGTCGCAACCAGTATTACGACCAGCCTGGAAATTATTATCCAAGACCCCACTATAACAATAGGGGTAGGGGCGGCGTGGCATCTTACAACCACCAAGGTGCAGCTCAAGACGGTCATGCCTCGGCCAACGTTGGAGTTGCTTCGTAA
- the LOC103416529 gene encoding thioredoxin H2-like, translating into MGGNMSHLQDSDESAHGHESRIVALHSKGQWNTHFAAFKDSNKLMVIDFTATWCGPCRAMEPILRDYADKFTDVEFVQLDVDELPDVAREFGVQAMPSFVFMKKGEVVDKIVGARKDELQKKIEKHRIS; encoded by the exons atgggaGGCAATATGTCACACCTTCAAGACTCGGATGAATCTGCACATGGACACGAGTCTCGCATCGTGGCCTTGCATTCCAAGGGTCAATGGAACACCCACTTCGCTGCCTTCAAAGACAGCAATAAACTG ATGGTGATTGATTTCACGGCTACATGGTGTGGACCTTGCAGAGCCATGGAGCCAATCTTGAGAGACTACGCTGATAAATTCACTGACGTTGAGTTCGTCCAGCTTGATGTCGATGAGCTAccg GATGTGGCAAGGGAGTTTGGGGTGCAGGCAATGCCTTCATTTGTATTCATGAAGAAAGGGGAGGTGGTGGATAAGATCGTGGGGGCTAGGAAAGATGAACTGCAGAAGAAGATTGAGAAACACAGGATATCATAA